The DNA sequence TATTTGTGATTGTGAGGCAAATTGTGGGTGAAGAGCTTGTGCAGGCCTAAAAATAACTTCTTTCTTCCTAAAGAGAGCTAGATTTAATGGCTTGTTTGATGAAGGCCTTGATTggactttttctttttgattacCTTGAATGATTGCTCCTACACAATGTTAGACCAATATCAATGGCTGATATATTTCATAAATAGTAGATATAATAATAGAGTTGACATTGTTAGCAATAGAAATAGCACTAACTATAGTTGTGCTTGTGGATTGTGGGATATTCATTGCCGAAACTTGATTAGACTAAAACATGGAATAACAGTTGCATAAAACATGCACAATTCCACCTTTTAGTGTACAATTAAACCCttataaaagttataaaagggACAATTAAATCCTCATAAAATATATTACATGGACAACTAAATCCTCACATTTAAAAGAGTTAAAGGCTAACCTCAGAATCATTAGTAGTCTCTTGTTGTCAATGTTGGGTGCACTCTGAAACAGTGCACATTCCTCTTGAAGGGCCGACTTACGCTGAGCTTTGGTCTTTTTTTTATGCCTTTCTTTATTGTTGGAACTCTCTTACAAGTCTTGTAGTTGTGGCTAGGATTGCCGTACTTATTGTAAATGACCATAAGACTCCTCTTAaccttattttcattcatcagtGGCTCTATATAATCTTTCTTCTTTACAGACAATATTAATTCACTACCAagccaagcaactaaaaatttACAGTTTTTTAATGGTTTATGCACGATTTTCAGCAAAGAACAAAAAGCTCTAAACCCAAAAAAGTAGACattcatattattttaatgTTTCATGCAAGATTTTTACTAATAAAAACTCATAACCACTTTCAAACATAAACTACAAATTCTTTACATCATTGGGACCACACAAAAAGAAACCACAACTTTCgaaacacaaaaatgactaaaaaatcTTTTAGCTGGAGGTTGAATATCATGACTAAAAAGGTAGGAACGTATCTGTCCCctcaaaacgacgtcgttttagCCACGTGTCTAGAGATTAATATGTCATGAGCGCAACGCGTGTTGCTTTACCTAACCCGTCACACCTACAACCTCCACATAGGAGAGAGTGTCGTGTTAACCGATTCAACCTAATTTGGGGAGCTATATGGCATATATCTAATAATCTTGAGGACTCGAGATTTATGAGGGACAAATCTATTGGACCGCCAAATCTTTGAAAATCTATTTGGAGTATTactcttaattaattaaaaaaaatactttgaatttagatttttatatttgtttcaaattaaatagaattaaaaaaataaatttaataacatTTATAAATGACTGTTTTATGAATAATATTTGTAAATAttcatattaattttatatttttgttatacataataatataataacttttttatcatgccttatttaatttaattttatttattttatatattctaaatgttaaataatttctaaaatttttattttattttaaattattaatatcaaatttaaaatttcaaaaataaatatataaaatttaatttcttaaaGATAATAGGTTGAACGTTGAACCACTAGAATAGATAAAGAGTGTAATTTCACCGTCAAAATACACACATCAGACACAATGTTGAGTGCAGGAAGATAGTTTCCTCTTAGAACATAACAATTCGTTGCGTTCATGGAGTAAGTCAATTTTATTGACGGCTATCGTTGGAATTCTACCGCAGCCAAATTATATTGTACGTCAAAGGAAGGAACATACATATTTCATAACTTATCGATGGAATGATGGATACAAGGCAGGGAAAAAGGAAATAACACACACCAAACTAAATTATGATTTCTGGAAAAACAATATAAGAAATATGCAAATACAAAGGCAGACAGAAACTCCATTAACCAGTGTTCTGCATGCCAGCAGCAATACCCTTCATGGTGAGGATGAGGGTGTCTTCCAAACCAGGAGCATATTCACTTGTTGGGTTCAGTGTTATAAGTTCATCAGCAGGTTTACTTATCTCTATATACTCTTTTGAGATGTGCGGTCGCAAACTCACGTTATAGTTCGGATCACGGATACGTTTCAATGTGTAAGCTTGGCAAACGTTAAGGGTGGTAATGTAAGAATCACGCAAGCGGAGCCTTTGTTTTAAGTATGGATCCCCTTCAAGAAGATCTCTGTGTCCACACACCTGATAGTAAAGCAAAAGTGAAAATGAGCTTTGAGTATCAGTCCATTGATAGATTCAACTGGAATGATGCTTGTAGCACATTTTAGAAAGGGATTAGCGTTTACCTGAAGCAGGAGTTTCTTGGTTTCGTCAAACTTGGTCCTCAACTGCTCCCCAAACGACCATAGATCTTGTGAAACAAGGAGCTTATCATACAGGGCAGCTATGCCAGGGTCTCCCTTGGCAAACACCATTTCCACTAAATCAAGAGTGACCCTGAAGAAAGGCCATTGATTGTACATTTCTTGCAGCATATGAAGATTCTTAATATCCTTCCCAATAACATGTCTAAATGCTTCCCCGAAGCCTAGCCACACCGGAAGATGAAACCTTGTTTGTGTCCAGGCAAATATCCAAGGTATTGCACGGAGAGTCTCAATGCCTCCACTTGGTTTTCGCTTTGCTGGTCGACTTCCTATGTTCATGCGGCCATACTCCAACTCTGGTGTAGCCTGCATTTTAGAGGGTTGAGTTAAATACAAAACTGGTTAATagagagaaaatgaaaaatacaAATTGATGTTTGCAGTTTATATCTTACCAGACGGAAGTACTCAACAAATCGAGGTTCTTTGAATACAATAGAGCGGTATTCCTCTGTAGCAATGACAGCCATCTGATCCATCAAAGCCCGCCACTCTGGTTTGGGTGAGATTGGAGGATGCATTCCATGTTCTAGAGTTGCAGCAGTGTAACGTTGAAGTGTTCGGAAACATAAGTGCTGCTCTCCAAATGATTGTTCAATAACTTCACCTTGGACAGTTACACGAAGTGACCCATGGATTGTATCCGGAGGTTGGGATAAGATAGCAAGGTGGGTCGGACCACCTCCTCTCCCAACAGTTCCACCGCGACCATGGAACATTGTTAGCTTAACACCATACTCTTTAGCTACCTTGATAAGTTCCTCTTGGGCCTTATATAGCTGCCATGCTGCAGAGAACCTTCCAGCATCTTTACCTGAATCAGAATAACCAATCATAACTTCTTGCTTTCCGTTGATTCGGTTTCTATACCATTCTACGGAGAACAACCGAGCCAAAGCAGCAGGAGCTGCCTCCAGATCTGCAAGTTTCTCAAACAATGGGACAACTCTTAGTGGATGCTTGACATGGCATTCACGTTGCAGAAGTTCAACTGCAAGCACATCAGATGGTGCAGTTGCCATTGATATGATATATGCTCCAAAGTTATCTGCTGGCAGTTCAGCAATAACATGAAATGTGTCCAAAAcatctttaatttcttcagttttGGGAAGGTCGCGCCCAAACAGTGGCCGTTTGCCACTTAATTCAGACAAAAGCCATTGCTGCCGTTTCTCTTCTGACCATTCCTGGTAGGAACCAATTTCCAGATGCTTGGTAATGGCATCCAACACATCAGTATGACGGTCTGACTCTTGCCTGATATCAAGCCTCACTAGTGACAATCCAAAAGTagatacttgccgaaggaaatctAGAAGGCTTCCATCAGCAATTGCCCGATCACCACAAGCACAGAGTGATCTATAGCAAAGTTCCAGGGGTTCCAAGAACTGTACAAGATTTGAACTTTCGTTAGTATCTTAAATATAAGTTATCTGCTGCAGAATGATATTTATGGGTATTAGGTTTCAGGTACTACATAAATTTTCACCAAGTATTTTCAGACATCAAAGGACAAGGCAGCTATTAATTGACATGCAATGCAATGGATCTAAATGTTTGATACATCAAAATgaacttttatct is a window from the Arachis stenosperma cultivar V10309 chromosome 3, arast.V10309.gnm1.PFL2, whole genome shotgun sequence genome containing:
- the LOC130967304 gene encoding phosphoenolpyruvate carboxylase, housekeeping isozyme — translated: MAKKLEKMASIDAQLRQLVPAKVSEDDKLIEYDALLLDRFLDILQDLHGEDLKETVQEVYELSAEYEGKHDSKKLDELGNLITSLDAGDSIVVAKSFSHMLNLANLAEEVQIAHRRRIKLKKGDFADENNATTESDIEETLKKLVVELKKSPQEVFEALKNQTVDLVLTAHPTQSVRRSLLQKHGRIRNCLTQLYAKDVTPDDKQELDEALQREIQAAFRTDEIRRTPPTPQDEMRAGMSYFHETIWTGVPKFLRRLDTALKNIGINERVPYNAPLIQFSSWMGGDRDGNPRVTPEVTRDVCLLARMMAANLYYSQIEDLMFELSMWRCNDELRVRADELNRSSRKDAVAKHYIEFWKVIPPNEPYRVLLGEVRDRLYQTRERSRHLLAHGHSEIPEEETFTNVEEFLEPLELCYRSLCACGDRAIADGSLLDFLRQVSTFGLSLVRLDIRQESDRHTDVLDAITKHLEIGSYQEWSEEKRQQWLLSELSGKRPLFGRDLPKTEEIKDVLDTFHVIAELPADNFGAYIISMATAPSDVLAVELLQRECHVKHPLRVVPLFEKLADLEAAPAALARLFSVEWYRNRINGKQEVMIGYSDSGKDAGRFSAAWQLYKAQEELIKVAKEYGVKLTMFHGRGGTVGRGGGPTHLAILSQPPDTIHGSLRVTVQGEVIEQSFGEQHLCFRTLQRYTAATLEHGMHPPISPKPEWRALMDQMAVIATEEYRSIVFKEPRFVEYFRLATPELEYGRMNIGSRPAKRKPSGGIETLRAIPWIFAWTQTRFHLPVWLGFGEAFRHVIGKDIKNLHMLQEMYNQWPFFRVTLDLVEMVFAKGDPGIAALYDKLLVSQDLWSFGEQLRTKFDETKKLLLQVCGHRDLLEGDPYLKQRLRLRDSYITTLNVCQAYTLKRIRDPNYNVSLRPHISKEYIEISKPADELITLNPTSEYAPGLEDTLILTMKGIAAGMQNTG